A region from the Manihot esculenta cultivar AM560-2 chromosome 13, M.esculenta_v8, whole genome shotgun sequence genome encodes:
- the LOC110629518 gene encoding methylesterase 3 → MEERQRHFLLIHGACHGAWCWYKVATLLKSAGYKVTALDMAASGIHPMQADDIHSLSEYFEPLMQFMMSLQPQERVILVGHSMGGLCISSAMERFPEKISAGVFAAAFMPGPDLSLTTLSEEYARQVDSYMDTKYYFADGPNNPPSSILFGPKFLETKLYQLSPAEDLILANLLVRSVPFRRHADAQNIEVTREKYGSIPRIYIVCNQDKIIKEELQRWMIKNNPTDEVKVIADSDHMVMFSKPQELCSCLLEIAKNYL, encoded by the exons ATGGAGGAGAGACAGAGGCATTTTTTGTTGATCCATGGAGCCTGTCATGGAGCATGGTGTTGGTATAAGGTGGCTACTCTGCTGAAATCAGCTGGTTACAAAGTTACAGCTTTGGACATGGCTGCTTCTGGAATACATCCTATGCAAGCTGACGATATCCATTCATTGTCTGAATATTTTGAGCCGTTGATGCAATTCATGATGTCTCTGCAGCCACAAGAGAGGGTGATTCTAGTAGGTCACAGTATGGGTGGGCTCTGTATATCTTCCGCCATGGAAAGGTTTCCTGAGAAAATTTCTGCTGGAGTCTTTGCTGCAGCTTTTATGCCTGGCCCTGACCTCAGTCTCACTACTCTATCTGAAGAG TATGCCAGACAAGTTGATTCATATATGGacacaaaatattattttgctgATGGACCAAACAACCCTCCAAGCTCCATTTTGTTTGGACCCAAGTTCCTCGAAACCAAGTTGTACCAGCTTTCCCCAGCTGAG GATCTGATTCTAGCTAATCTGTTGGTAAGATCTGTTCCTTTCCGTCGTCATGCAGATGCACAGAATATAGAAGTCACCAGAGAGAAATATGGATCAATTCCTCGAATTTACATTGTGTGTAACCAGGATAAGATAATCAAGGAGGAGCTTCAGAGGtggatgataaaaaataatcctACTGATGAAGTTAAGGTTATTGCTGATTCTGATCACATGGTCATGTTTTCTAAACCACAGGAGCTGTGTTCTTGTCTCCTTGAGATTGCCAAGAACTACCTGTGA